The following coding sequences lie in one Hydrogenophaga sp. PBL-H3 genomic window:
- a CDS encoding fumarylacetoacetate hydrolase family protein, with protein MNTHWMPEGTVYGTLLNFQREHALWAPRMNEAPYKAPPNAPVLYVKTANTFTAAGHSIALPAGQPVAVAATLGLVMGATGVAGAVLFNDVAIVHESYYRPPVKFQCVDGFLGVGPECVPLQRLGGLNGLSALQLELRINGVHRQTTALAELMRDAATLLADVGEFMTLRPGDVLMLGSDCLPDGTRPRVHDGDTVEISAAGFKPAVHSFHAEEKP; from the coding sequence ATGAACACCCACTGGATGCCCGAGGGCACGGTCTACGGCACGCTGCTGAACTTTCAGCGCGAGCACGCGCTGTGGGCGCCGCGCATGAACGAGGCCCCGTACAAGGCGCCGCCGAACGCGCCGGTGTTGTATGTGAAAACCGCCAACACCTTCACCGCCGCCGGCCACAGCATCGCCCTGCCCGCCGGCCAGCCGGTGGCGGTGGCCGCCACGCTCGGGCTGGTGATGGGCGCCACGGGTGTGGCCGGTGCCGTGCTGTTCAACGACGTGGCCATCGTGCACGAGAGCTACTACCGCCCGCCCGTGAAGTTCCAGTGTGTGGACGGCTTCCTGGGCGTGGGCCCCGAGTGCGTGCCGCTGCAGCGCCTGGGCGGGCTCAATGGTTTGTCGGCTTTGCAACTGGAGCTGCGCATCAACGGCGTTCACCGCCAGACCACCGCGCTGGCCGAGCTGATGCGCGACGCCGCCACGCTGCTGGCCGACGTGGGCGAGTTCATGACGCTGCGCCCTGGCGACGTGCTGATGCTGGGCAGCGACTGCCTGCCCGACGGCACACGACCCCGGGTGCACGACGGCGACACGGTGGAGATCAGCGCCGCCGGCTTCAAACCGGCCGTGCACAGCTTCCACGCGGAAGAGAAGCCATGA
- a CDS encoding fumarylacetoacetate hydrolase family protein — translation MKHARIAWAGAVHEAVEADGQLELRTPAFKGRRVAFDEVVWLPPLAPNPPTRPRTILALGLNYADHARELAFKAPDEPLAFLKGEASLTGHRGFTVRPAGVQHMHYECELAVVIGRTATRVKKADALGFVAGYTVANDYAIRDYLENWYRPNLRVKNRDTCTPIGPWLVDAADVHERHGGPMNLALQTTVNGKVTQQGNTRDMIFDVPTLIEYFSAFMTLQPGDLILTGTPDGVVDCQPGDVVVTSIEGIGDLVNTITSPTASA, via the coding sequence ATGAAACACGCCCGCATCGCCTGGGCCGGCGCGGTCCACGAGGCCGTGGAAGCCGATGGCCAACTGGAGTTGCGCACCCCCGCGTTCAAGGGTCGCCGCGTTGCCTTCGACGAGGTGGTGTGGCTGCCGCCGCTGGCGCCGAATCCACCCACGCGCCCGCGCACCATCCTCGCGCTCGGCCTGAACTACGCCGACCACGCCAGGGAACTTGCATTCAAGGCACCCGACGAACCGCTCGCCTTCCTCAAGGGTGAAGCCAGCCTCACCGGCCACCGCGGTTTCACCGTGCGCCCGGCCGGTGTGCAGCACATGCACTACGAATGCGAACTCGCCGTGGTGATCGGGCGCACCGCCACGCGTGTGAAAAAAGCCGACGCACTCGGCTTCGTGGCCGGCTACACCGTGGCCAACGACTACGCGATCCGCGACTACCTCGAAAACTGGTACCGGCCCAACCTGCGTGTGAAGAACCGCGACACCTGCACGCCCATCGGTCCCTGGTTGGTGGACGCGGCGGATGTGCATGAACGTCACGGTGGGCCGATGAACCTCGCGCTGCAGACCACCGTCAACGGCAAAGTCACGCAGCAGGGCAATACGCGCGACATGATCTTCGACGTGCCCACGCTGATCGAATATTTCAGCGCCTTCATGACCCTGCAACCCGGCGACCTGATCCTCACCGGCACGCCCGACGGCGTGGTCGACTGCCAGCCGGGCGACGTGGTCGTCACGTCCATCGAAGGTATCGGCGACCTGGTCAACACCATCACCTCACCCACCGCATCCGCATGA
- the hpaR gene encoding homoprotocatechuate degradation operon regulator HpaR, producing MSEPTPFIHRNLPRLLLEAREAVMLHTRPSLREHGLSDQQWRVLRVLGEHARLPGGVETGRVAREAFLLGPSLTGVLTRMERDGLIARGRCPQDARRTVVRATPAGLKLVKRLSSTIESHYAWMEERLGKARLAQLYGLLDEVIALELPGDTDEQAIEEDTE from the coding sequence ACCGCAACCTGCCGCGCCTGCTGCTCGAAGCGCGCGAGGCCGTGATGCTGCACACCCGCCCCAGCCTGCGCGAACACGGTCTGAGCGACCAGCAGTGGCGCGTGCTGCGCGTGCTCGGTGAACACGCCCGCCTGCCCGGTGGCGTGGAAACCGGCCGCGTGGCGCGTGAGGCGTTTCTGCTCGGCCCCAGCCTCACCGGCGTGCTCACCCGCATGGAGCGCGACGGCCTGATCGCGCGCGGCCGTTGCCCGCAGGACGCGCGCCGCACCGTGGTGCGCGCCACACCCGCCGGTCTCAAGCTGGTCAAGCGCCTCTCCAGCACCATCGAGTCGCACTACGCGTGGATGGAAGAGCGCCTGGGCAAGGCGCGGCTGGCGCAGCTGTACGGCTTGCTCGACGAGGTGATCGCGCTGGAGTTGCCGGGCGACACCGACGAACAGGCCATCGAGGAAGACACCGAATGA
- the hpaE gene encoding 5-carboxymethyl-2-hydroxymuconate semialdehyde dehydrogenase codes for MTIQHLINGQSVASATTFETINPATQEVLAEVSAGSADEINAAVQAAKDAFPKWAGLPATERAKLMRKLGELIAAHVPEIAQTETNDSGQVISQTGKQLIPRAADNFHYFAEMCTRVDGHTYPTPTHLNYTLFHPVGVCALISPWNVPFMTATWKVAPCLAFGNTAVLKMSELSPLTAARLGELALEAGIPPGVLNVVHGMGKEAGEPLCAHPDVRAISFTGSTATGNRIVQSAGLKKFSMELGGKSPFVIFDDADLDRALDAAVFMIFSNNGERCTAGSRILVQQNIYADFAQKFAERAKRITVGDPLDEKTIVGPMISRAHLAKVRSYIELGPKEGATLLCGGLDRPSYAAELPSRVAQGNYVWPTVFADVDNRMRIAQEEIFGPVACLIPFRDEAHAIELANDIQYGLSSYVWTENLGRAHRVAAAVEAGMCFVNSQNVRDLRQPFGGTKASGTGREGGTWSYEVFLEPKNVAVSLGSHHIPHWGV; via the coding sequence ATGACGATCCAGCACCTCATCAACGGCCAGTCCGTGGCCAGCGCCACCACCTTCGAGACGATCAACCCCGCCACGCAAGAGGTGCTCGCCGAGGTCAGCGCCGGGAGCGCCGACGAGATCAACGCAGCGGTGCAAGCCGCCAAAGACGCGTTCCCCAAGTGGGCCGGACTGCCCGCCACCGAGCGCGCCAAACTCATGCGCAAGCTCGGCGAACTGATCGCCGCGCACGTGCCCGAGATCGCGCAGACCGAGACCAACGACAGCGGCCAGGTGATTTCGCAGACCGGCAAGCAGTTGATCCCGCGCGCCGCGGACAACTTCCACTACTTCGCCGAGATGTGCACCCGCGTGGACGGCCACACCTACCCCACGCCCACGCACCTGAACTACACGCTGTTCCACCCGGTGGGCGTGTGCGCGCTCATCAGCCCGTGGAACGTGCCCTTCATGACGGCCACCTGGAAGGTCGCGCCGTGCCTGGCCTTCGGCAACACGGCGGTGCTGAAGATGAGCGAGCTCAGCCCACTCACCGCCGCGCGCCTGGGCGAACTGGCGCTGGAAGCCGGCATTCCGCCTGGCGTGTTGAACGTGGTGCACGGCATGGGCAAGGAAGCGGGCGAGCCGCTGTGCGCGCACCCGGACGTGCGCGCGATTTCCTTCACCGGGTCCACCGCCACGGGCAACCGCATCGTGCAAAGCGCGGGCCTCAAAAAGTTCAGCATGGAGCTCGGCGGCAAGAGCCCGTTTGTGATCTTTGACGACGCGGATCTGGACCGCGCGCTGGACGCCGCCGTGTTCATGATCTTCAGCAACAACGGCGAGCGCTGCACCGCAGGCAGCCGCATCCTGGTGCAGCAAAACATCTACGCCGACTTCGCGCAGAAGTTCGCTGAGCGCGCCAAGCGCATCACCGTGGGCGATCCGCTCGACGAGAAAACCATCGTCGGCCCGATGATCAGCCGGGCGCATCTGGCGAAGGTGCGCAGCTACATCGAGCTGGGTCCGAAAGAGGGCGCCACGCTGTTGTGTGGCGGGCTGGACCGGCCTTCTTACGCGGCTGAACTGCCGTCGCGCGTGGCCCAGGGCAACTACGTGTGGCCCACCGTGTTCGCCGACGTGGACAACCGCATGCGCATTGCACAAGAGGAAATCTTCGGCCCGGTGGCCTGCCTGATTCCGTTCCGCGACGAGGCGCATGCGATCGAGCTGGCCAACGACATCCAGTACGGTCTCTCCAGCTATGTGTGGACGGAGAACCTGGGGCGTGCGCACCGGGTGGCGGCTGCGGTGGAGGCGGGCATGTGTTTCGTGAATTCGCAAAACGTGCGGGATCTGCGTCAGCCGTTTGGCGGCACCAAGGCCAGTGGCACGGGGCGCGAAGGAGGCACCTGGAGTTATGAGGTGTTTCTGGAGCCCAAGAACGTTGCTGTTTCTCTTGGGTCGCATCACATTCCGCATTGGGGTGTTTGA